DNA from Candidatus Nitrospira nitrificans:
CGCGGTATCGGCGGACTTCGACCCTTTATGGTTTTCGATGATCTTGACGGTGAGAATGTCGCCGATGCGCATCGCGCGAAGATCCTCATAGAGATAGGATCGCCCATTGTCTTCCTGCCACAGCGATCCGACCGTCTTGGGTGGAGGCAATGGGGGCACGACGATCTTGCTTGAAACATTCGGCGGACTCGAACATGCCTGAAGCAGCAGCACGACACCAACTAGCTGCACAGGATATGCAAAAAGGCTCCTGATCTCACTCGCCCAGCCCCGGCGCGCCAAGACGCGCCGTTCCGCGGGCAAGGCCGCAGCGAAAGAAGGGGCGCGGCGTACGCTTCGGTACGTTGAGCCTCTGAGCGATGCGAGAACGCCGCTGGCAGGCTTTTTCAGCATCGTGTTAGAACTCCACCTCAACGAGACTCGGAGCCACCACTTTGGCTCTCAGCTCCCTTCCGGAATCCAGATTGGCGACCATGACGGTCTGTCCGACCTGTCCGCTCGCCTTCGTCACGCCATAGGCTCGAATCGACAGCCCCCCGCGCCGCGCTTCGATCAGGACTCGATCACCCTTTTTGACCACCAACGGAAGCTTCACAAAGGCTGGGCGCAGCGGGGTATCCGGCGGAAGAGGCCGTGAGGCGCTCTTCCCGATGACCTCTGCCGGATCAGTCATGAAGGGATGGTTCAGCTGATGAACCCGCAGTCCGATGGTCTTGAGATCGCCCATGTCAATCAGTTCATCGGTCTTCAGAAAGCGGGTGACGACGACCGCGTCGATCATCGCCGCGATATCGGCCACAACCCGGATCGTTTTCCGAGCTTTCCCATGTGCCACTGCCTCCACATGAAACATCCGCCGTCCTAGACCTTCTTCCATGGAGTTGGGAGCGACGTGCAACTCCACCGTCCCGCCGGGGATCATCACCGGCTCAGCGGGCTCCAACACTGTCACCTGCACCGTCTTCACCTTGCGACCCCACTCGTCCGTCAAGTATGTCTGAACGGCCTTTCGAATCAGATCGGGAGTGACCTCGCTGACAGTCGCTCGATCCGCAACGGTGTCGGCTGCCCGATGGATTGAGCCTCGGGGCGACGACGCGATCGACCGGGACTCGCTCGACCCCGCGCTTGACGTCATGACATCGAAGCCTCCGGGTGAAAGGAGCACGATCAGCATCAGCCAGAATCTGGACATGAGACGCTCCTTATCGTCTGAGATTGTTCGCAATGGCCATCATTTCGTCGGAAGCCTGAATCGTCTTGGAGTTGATCTCGTAACTCCGCTGCGCAATGATCATGTTGACCATTTCTTCAGCGAGGTTGACATTCGAACTCTCCAAGAAACCCTGCTGGATCGTTCCGAATCCGGTCGTGAAGCCGCCTGTCCCTTGCGTCGGAGGCCCGGATGCAAAACTGTCGATAAAGAGATTGCCTCCCATCGCGACCAAGCCGGAAGGATTGTCGAACCGTGTCAATTGGATTTGCCCCACTTGCGACGCCTGTGTGACGCCCGGCAGCAACACCGAGACCGTGCCGTCCTGCCCGATATCCATCTTGAGCGCGCCGGACGGGATCGTAATCACGGGATTGAGGAGATCGCCGTCGCCGGTCACGAGATTACCCACATTGTCACGCTTAAACGAGCCGTTTCGGGTATACATGATCGTCCCATCGGGGCGGGACACTTGGAAAAATCCAGGCCCATCGATCGCCAGGTCTGTTTCGTTGTTCGTTTGACGCATGTTCCCTTGCAACCATTCTTTAGCGACCGTCGTCGGTCGAACCCCGGCTCCTACCTGGATGCCGACCGGAAACACTCCCACGTTGGATGCGTTCGTGCCCGGGAGTCGTTGAATCTGATACAGCAGGTCCGCAAACTCAGCCCGGCTGCGTTTGAAGGAGTTGGTGTTGACGTTGGCAAGGTTGTGCGCGACGGTGTCGACGTTGATCTGCTGAGCCGTCATTCCGGTCGCCGCGGTCCACATGGCTCTGATCATGGAAATCCTCCTACATATCTCGTCGTTCGTGAAGCGTATCTCGTCCTGACTTCGGACGCTTCACGCTAAACGCTTCACACTCTTAGAGCACCCGCCCTACGTCTTGAATCGCAACCTCGGCCATGCGATCAAGCGTTTGAATCAGCTTTTGCGTCGATTCATAGTTGCGCATTCCCTGAAGCATCTTCACCATCTCGCCGATCGAATTGACGTTGGACTCTTCGATGTGTCCGACCTGAATTTGCGGGTTCTTGTCGATGGTGCCTTTTTCCGAGAAGAACAACCCTTCCGATGATTTCTGCGGCATATTGTCATCCTGGAATTCCATGACTTTGATCGTCGCCACAGCCTTATCGTCGACTCTGATCTCGCCCTGTGCCGTAATATCGAGTTTTCCTGGAGGAATCTTGATCTCGCCCTTCGTCCCCATCAGCGGATAGCCAAGGCCTGTCACCAAGCGACGTTGATTATCCAACGACAGCATGCCGTTACGGGTATATCGAGGTCCTTGTGGCGTCTGTACCTCAAAAAACCCTCGTCCTTGAATTGCGACATCCAGCGGATTGCCGGTCAAGCGGATGCGACCCGGCTCAAAAGTGGTCTTGAGCTGATGCGGCGCGACAAAGGCGCGCTCGGATGGTCCGGATGGTCTGGCCATGATCTGTTGAGCCAATCCCCCGGTTCGGCTTCCGGTGGGAACGCCCGCTTGGTATCGGGGGAATATGGCCTTGAAGGCCTGCTCGTCCTGCTTGAACCCGGCCGTATTCACATTGGCCATATTGTTGGCGAAGACCTGCATTCGCCGTTCATGAGCCAGCGCTCCAGACAGAACGGAATAAATACCTCGATTCATATTGCTGACTCCTTTTGCCTTCGGAGACAGCAACCCTTATGCCAGATTTGTTTCAAACGGAGATTGCTCTATACGGAATTCAAACTCGGCCAAATGCAGGCGTGAATCGACATCCATGGTGACGTGCGAGGTTGGGAGGGACTCGCCCCGCCGTGACGCGAGGGTGGATTCTACCCACCGAGGTGAAAATTATTCCTAGCAATGACTGGTGAGGGACGCCGCGTGCCGATCGGAAGCCGGGGGAAAGGAGCTCGTCTCATGTCCGGTCAACCATGGCTGGGGAGCAGCCACGATCAGTGTGCTCCCCTCTGCGTGTGATCGACCATTCTCAAAGACATCCGATCCAGCCTCAAGAAGTGACTCGGCGTCAGTCCCCTGTTGCGGCCCCACGATTCCCCCAATCCGGCAAGACATCAGCAACTCCTGGCCTTCGATCAGGAGGGGGAGTGCGATGGCGCTCTGAATTTTCTCGGCGCTCACTCGGGCGTCATCCTGTGACGCGAGATTGTCGACGATCACGGCGAAGGTATACTCATTCAGGCGCGCCACCACATCGTGAGGCTGCAGCGCACTCTTGATTCGAGCCGCTTGCACTCGCACGACCAGGGTCATATTCGGAGCGGCCGAAGCGGTGGACAACGGACGAAACTGTTCTAAGCTACATACCAAGACCGCTACGCGCCGTTTGGTCGTCTCAGCCCTGCTCAACGCCTGCTTGAGAAGGACAAGAAACAGTCGTCGAGTGGGAAGACCAGTCACACCGTCATAGGCCGACGGCACACGATCAAGCTCGCGCCGCGCAAGGTCCTGAGCATACGGCCAATACAAAAATCCCACCACGCTGAATCCAGCCGCGACACAAAGACCCATCCATCCCACGACAAGCCGTACGGAGAGGACGTCGACCACACTTCTAGAATCGGCCGGTGTTGGCTCTATCCACGCCATGCTTAAGCCACACACCGCTGCCGAGATACACCACCATGCAAGAGCTCGCTTCCGAGAGCGGGGGAACGCATGGTGTGATACCTTCACGTGCATCGTCGTGATTGCTGATTGAAGGCCTGTCTACGCCAAATACCGGCCGAGATCTTGCCCGGAGGGTGTCGGGTTCTTGGACTCAGGACTGAATACGGGCAATCGCGGACGATCGCGAACAGCCTCGCAACGATTCCACACGGCAGCCCAGCCGGTCGGTCGATGCGGTCAGCTCGGTCTATGCAAATATGCCTTGAGCTGGATGATGGCCTTCGTATGGATTTGGCAAACCCGTGACTCAGTGACTTTCAACAACTCTCCGATTTCCTTCATCGTGAGCTCCTCGTAGTAATACAACGTTAAAACGAGGCGCTCTTTTTCCGGCAACATGTGAATGGCTTCGGCGATCAATTCCCGTTCACGCTCGTTGACCAATGAAGAAAGAGGATCCGGGGTATGCGTATCGGCCAACATCTTGACCACTTTGTGCCCGTCCGGTTCATGCAGGCCCAGATCGTCCACGCTGATCATCACCGCCCCTCTGGCCCTTGTAATAAACTCATCCAGCTCTTCCAGAGACATCTTCAGCTCCGTCGCCACCTCATCGTCATGTGGCGGTCGGCCCAGCCGGCTCATGAGCATCGTGTGAGTCTTTTGGAGCAGGCCGATTCGCTCATGAACCGATCGCGGGATCCAGTCCATCGACCGAATCTCATCGAGCATGGCGCCACGGATTCTGAACTCCGCATACGTCTTGAACTTCGCTTCCCGCGTGGGATCGTACTTGTCCATGGCGTCCATGAGTCCGATCGTGCCGACCGAAATCAGATCCTCCGCGTCGAGGTATGCCGGAAGGCGGAAGGCCAAGCGATGGGCCATCGCCCGGATGACATGGGCAAACTCCTTGATCAGCTGTTCGCGTCCGACTCCCTGGGCCGCAAAGGATTTCCGCTCGTGTGGTAAGGCCGTCTTGCTCATGTTCTTCCCATCGTTCAATCGGTGGTCAGTTACTGGCGGGCGTCGCCGCTCGTTGCCAAACAAGCTGTATGGAACTTTTGGGGAGACCCGGCCTCGGCCATTGAAGGACTTGCTGCGCCAATCGCTTGAACGCTTGGGCGGCCGGCGCATCCGGGAATATCTCAGAGAGCGCCTTCTGCTGCATGACGGCCAAATGCACATAGTCGTCATAGGGAATGACCCCGACTAATTCGACGGCCACATGCAGAAAATGATCCACCGCCACATCCAACTTGCCGAACACTTCCGCGGCTTCACGGGGGCTCTTGGCTTGATTCACCAGCACTTTGAACCGGCGTTCCCGATACTGGCGGGCCAAGACTTTGATCAGGGCATAGGCATCCGTAAGCGATGTCGGCTCCGGCGAGACGACGATCATCGTCTCATCCGACGCCGAGGCAAAAAAGGTGACGTTCGGTGAAATTCCCGCGCCGGTATCGATCAAAAGCACATCCATCTCCGACGTGAGCTGAGCCAACTGTTCCTGGATCATGACCTGTTGGGCTTCCGTCAGCGCCGTCAGACGCGCGACACCGGAGCTGGCCGGAATGACATGAATGCCCGCCGGGCCGTCGAGGACAATCTGGTCGATCGTATGGGTGCCCACCAAAACATCTTCGATGGTATGCCGTGGAACCAGCCCCAGGAGCACATCGAGGTTGCCTAACCCGAGGTCGGCATCCAAAATCAGCACCCGCTTGCCGAGCTTCGTGAGCGCAACGGCAAGGTTCGCAACCACATTGGACTTTCCGACTCCTCCCTTGCCGCTGGAAACCGCGATGACATGGGTGGGCGCGCCGCCTCGACGACTCAGATCCTCCGACATCAGGACTGACCTTCTTGCTCCAAACGGCATATCAAGACCTCCAGCCAGATTATCCATGGTGAATTGCTGCTTCCATTAACGCGGGAGTCGCGTCTGATGATCGACCTGCCCGATTGAGACGCCCCTGAGAACGATCAGAACGTTCCGTCGTCAACAACGCCGCCAAACGTTCAGAGGAGGCAACCTCGAGATCGCCGGGAACTCGCCGTCCGGTGCTCCAATAGGACAGCGGCACACCGGTTTGATGCGCGACTTCAAAGATGGTGCCGAACGATTCCGTTTCGTCGAGTTTGGTGAACAGCAGACGGAGCTGCGGGAGATCACTGAGGCGTGTCGTGATCCGACAGAGCTCCTGCTCCCTGATGGAAGCCGGAAACACCAGATGAGTCGTCACGGCCTCCTGCGGGAGAAGCCGCCGGAGTTCGTCGGCCAAGATCAAGTCGTTCGATCCAATCCCCGGCATGTCGATCAACACCAGATCGACCTGCCTATGGCGACGAAGCCCTTCATGGACCTGCCGAGCCGACACGGCACAAGCAAACGGCACCCCTACGACCCTGGCATACCGACGCAGCTGCTCCACCGCGGTTTCCCGAGAGGTATTAAAGGTAATGAGGGCGACGGATCTCCGTTGTTCGAGGCGATAATAGGACGCCAGTTTGGCCGCAGCCGCGGTCTTGCCGGCTCCGCTGGGTCCGATCAGGAGACCGATGGAGGGAAATCCCTCTCCCTGCAAGACCGGCTCGCTCGTTCGTACCCGAGTCGCGATTTCACGCCGGAGCGCATGCCGAACCGACTCATCGTCATCCGGACCGGCGCCTTGTCCGGTCTTGCACACCTCGTTCACCAACACATCCACAGTGGAAGCACTGATCCCCTGCGCGATAAGCGAGCGGCGCAGCCAAACCAGCATCGACACCGGTTGACTTTCGATGGACCGGACGTCGTCCCGCGACAAATCCTCCAAGAGGCGGCCTAATTCATTCACCACGGCATGCAGCTGTCGCCGCCGATTCGGTTTCATCGTCATTCGAGACGGCTTCACCGAGACGGACCGACCGACGGGCGGTGGCATCGTCTTCCCGTTGGGCTTCAACACTCCTTGCAGAGTCTGTTGAAAGTTCGGCGCAGACTTCGCCTCTGCATCGGACGGCTTCCTGGGCGCGGCACCCTGTGGAACTTGTTCAGCCGGCGGAAGGGGGCGTGAGACGTCTTGATCCGATGCGGCCATCACTTCCAAGACCGGTCGATTGAACGCTCGTAAGACTCGCCCGCCCTCACGCACTTCTTTGGCTGACAAGATAATGGCGTCCGGCCCCAGTTCTTCCTTGATGGCGCGCATGGCGTCCTGCATGGTCAGCGCGTGAAATGTCTTGACCTTCATGGCCTACCTTACGATCAACTATGCCAATTCGAAATCGATCCGCACCGTATCTAACGGCTGCAGGCGAACAAAGGAATCCACTTCATTGAGCCCCATGACGGGAACCGCATGTAACAAACGATCGCTGTGTCGCCGGAGGTGACGGCGAACAACCTGCGAGCAGAGTACGATCGGCTGCTGCCCTCGAGCCGCAACCCGCTCGGCGGCCTGTTTGAGGCCGGTCAACAACTTGTGCGAGAGCGTGGGGTCAAGGTTCAACAGGGCCCCGGGCGGCAAGGCCGCCGCTTGTTCCGCCAACGAGCGATCCAGTCGAGGATCCAAGGTAATGACCTGGAGACTCCCGTCAGGCGATTGATACTGCTTGGTGATGGTCCGAGCCAGCGCCTGCCGCGCATACTCCGTGAGCACTTCCGCGTCCTTGGTGGTGGTGGCTTGATCGGAAATCGCCTCGAGAATCGACCGGAGATCTCGAATCGGAATGCCCTCCTTGAGCAAGTTCCCAAGCACCCGGACGACCGTCCCGAGCGGCACCAGCGTGGGAATGAGCTCTTCCACCAATTTCGGATGCGCTTTCCCGACTTCATCCAACAGCGCTTGCACTTCCTGCCGTCCCAACAATTCAGAGCCGTGGCGCTTGATCAACTCGGAAAGATGCGTGGCGATCGCCGAGCTCGCGTCCACCACGGTATACCCGGCCATTTGCGCCTGTTCTCTGGCATTGTCAGGCACCCAGAGCGCCGGCAATCCGAATGCCGGCTCCTTGGTCGCAATGCCCTGCACCAAGCC
Protein-coding regions in this window:
- a CDS encoding sigma-70 family RNA polymerase sigma factor, which produces MSKTALPHERKSFAAQGVGREQLIKEFAHVIRAMAHRLAFRLPAYLDAEDLISVGTIGLMDAMDKYDPTREAKFKTYAEFRIRGAMLDEIRSMDWIPRSVHERIGLLQKTHTMLMSRLGRPPHDDEVATELKMSLEELDEFITRARGAVMISVDDLGLHEPDGHKVVKMLADTHTPDPLSSLVNERERELIAEAIHMLPEKERLVLTLYYYEELTMKEIGELLKVTESRVCQIHTKAIIQLKAYLHRPS
- the flgG gene encoding flagellar basal-body rod protein FlgG, with the translated sequence MIRAMWTAATGMTAQQINVDTVAHNLANVNTNSFKRSRAEFADLLYQIQRLPGTNASNVGVFPVGIQVGAGVRPTTVAKEWLQGNMRQTNNETDLAIDGPGFFQVSRPDGTIMYTRNGSFKRDNVGNLVTGDGDLLNPVITIPSGALKMDIGQDGTVSVLLPGVTQASQVGQIQLTRFDNPSGLVAMGGNLFIDSFASGPPTQGTGGFTTGFGTIQQGFLESSNVNLAEEMVNMIIAQRSYEINSKTIQASDEMMAIANNLRR
- the flgA gene encoding flagellar basal body P-ring formation chaperone FlgA, producing the protein MSRFWLMLIVLLSPGGFDVMTSSAGSSESRSIASSPRGSIHRAADTVADRATVSEVTPDLIRKAVQTYLTDEWGRKVKTVQVTVLEPAEPVMIPGGTVELHVAPNSMEEGLGRRMFHVEAVAHGKARKTIRVVADIAAMIDAVVVTRFLKTDELIDMGDLKTIGLRVHQLNHPFMTDPAEVIGKSASRPLPPDTPLRPAFVKLPLVVKKGDRVLIEARRGGLSIRAYGVTKASGQVGQTVMVANLDSGRELRAKVVAPSLVEVEF
- the flgF gene encoding flagellar basal-body rod protein FlgF; this encodes MNRGIYSVLSGALAHERRMQVFANNMANVNTAGFKQDEQAFKAIFPRYQAGVPTGSRTGGLAQQIMARPSGPSERAFVAPHQLKTTFEPGRIRLTGNPLDVAIQGRGFFEVQTPQGPRYTRNGMLSLDNQRRLVTGLGYPLMGTKGEIKIPPGKLDITAQGEIRVDDKAVATIKVMEFQDDNMPQKSSEGLFFSEKGTIDKNPQIQVGHIEESNVNSIGEMVKMLQGMRNYESTQKLIQTLDRMAEVAIQDVGRVL
- a CDS encoding diguanylate cyclase domain-containing protein, producing MAWIEPTPADSRSVVDVLSVRLVVGWMGLCVAAGFSVVGFLYWPYAQDLARRELDRVPSAYDGVTGLPTRRLFLVLLKQALSRAETTKRRVAVLVCSLEQFRPLSTASAAPNMTLVVRVQAARIKSALQPHDVVARLNEYTFAVIVDNLASQDDARVSAEKIQSAIALPLLIEGQELLMSCRIGGIVGPQQGTDAESLLEAGSDVFENGRSHAEGSTLIVAAPQPWLTGHETSSFPPASDRHAASLTSHC
- the flhF gene encoding flagellar biosynthesis protein FlhF — protein: MKVKTFHALTMQDAMRAIKEELGPDAIILSAKEVREGGRVLRAFNRPVLEVMAASDQDVSRPLPPAEQVPQGAAPRKPSDAEAKSAPNFQQTLQGVLKPNGKTMPPPVGRSVSVKPSRMTMKPNRRRQLHAVVNELGRLLEDLSRDDVRSIESQPVSMLVWLRRSLIAQGISASTVDVLVNEVCKTGQGAGPDDDESVRHALRREIATRVRTSEPVLQGEGFPSIGLLIGPSGAGKTAAAAKLASYYRLEQRRSVALITFNTSRETAVEQLRRYARVVGVPFACAVSARQVHEGLRRHRQVDLVLIDMPGIGSNDLILADELRRLLPQEAVTTHLVFPASIREQELCRITTRLSDLPQLRLLFTKLDETESFGTIFEVAHQTGVPLSYWSTGRRVPGDLEVASSERLAALLTTERSDRSQGRLNRAGRSSDATPALMEAAIHHG
- a CDS encoding MinD/ParA family protein → MSEDLSRRGGAPTHVIAVSSGKGGVGKSNVVANLAVALTKLGKRVLILDADLGLGNLDVLLGLVPRHTIEDVLVGTHTIDQIVLDGPAGIHVIPASSGVARLTALTEAQQVMIQEQLAQLTSEMDVLLIDTGAGISPNVTFFASASDETMIVVSPEPTSLTDAYALIKVLARQYRERRFKVLVNQAKSPREAAEVFGKLDVAVDHFLHVAVELVGVIPYDDYVHLAVMQQKALSEIFPDAPAAQAFKRLAQQVLQWPRPGLPKSSIQLVWQRAATPASN